The Colletotrichum higginsianum IMI 349063 chromosome 2, whole genome shotgun sequence genome has a segment encoding these proteins:
- a CDS encoding Short chain dehydrogenase reductase: MDDLSSGLPSDYIYKLLQFTPRQHHDVYPAIDPSNPELSLAGKVVLVTGASRGIGANGIVPSLAKAGAAGIVLVATNAEKLKAVELAVRDINPSTRVLVAAADISNEQSVASVFKSATETFGRVDILVHNAGVMNQMSNIHEEDATAFWKQYEINTFGTFLVAQYFIKSLPSPESPGVILYIGTAASWARNSSFAGYSGSKLAAQKLISDIASGYPNITAISASPGLVETDMLQLRGFDVSTPQLVGGAVVWLSGDRARFLSGRAISVEWDLEDLVARKDEIVKEDLLIMRMAGKFGHEQFA; encoded by the exons ATGGACGATTTGTCATCAGGTTTGCCGTCAGACTATATCTACAAACT TCTTCAGTTTACACCGCGGCAACACCATGATGTCTATCCCGCCATCGATCCTTCAAACCCGGAGCTGTCTTTGGCTGGCaaggtggtgttggtgacaGGCGCAAGCCGGGGCATTGGCGCTAAT GGAATTGTGCCTTCATTGGCCAAAGCTGGTGCCGCGGGCATTGTGCTTGTCGCGACCAACGCCGAGAAACTCAAGGCGGTTgagctcgccgtccgcgacATCAACCCCAGCACGCGCGTCCTCGTTGCGGCTGCCGATATCAGCAACGAGCAGTCCGTTGCTTCTGTGTTCAAGAGCGCGACGGAAACATTTGGCCGGGTCGACATCTTGGTTCACAACGCCGGGGTCATGAACCAGATGAGCAATATCCACGAGGAAGACGCTACGGCGTTTTGGAAGCAATAC GAAATCAACACCTTTGGAACGTTCCTCGTGGCCCAGTATTTCATCAAgtctctcccctctccggAGTCGCCGGGGGTCATCCTCTACATCGGCACCGCGGCGTCGTGGGCAAGAAACTCCTCCTTCGCCGGCTACAGCGGCAGCAAGCTCGCGGCGCAGAAGCTCATCAGCGACATCGCCTCGGGCTACCCCAACATCACGGCGATCTCGGCAAGTCCCGGCCTGGTCGAGACGGACATGCTCCAGCTCCGTGGCTTCGACGTCTCTACCCCACAGCTCGTTGGTGGCGCGGTCGTCTGGCTGAGCGGGGACAGGGCCAGGTTTCTCAGTGGCCGCGCGATCTCCGTCGAATGGGACCTCGAGGATCTTGTGGCGAGAAAGGACGAGATAGTGAAGGAGGACTTGCTCATTATGAGAATGGCGGGAAAATTCGGCCATGAGCAGTTTGCTTGA